In Pseudomonadales bacterium, the genomic stretch CAGTGGCGCAGTGACGCTCGAATTCCCGCGGCTGTATCGGCACGACTTCGACTTCGATCGCATCGCCGGCAGGGTGCGCTGGGAGTACGGCACCGAGGGGGTGCACGTGGGCAGTACGCTGCTCGATGCGAGCATTGGCGGTTCGCAGCTTGCCGCGCTGTTCGACCTCGGCCTGCGCACCGATCCGGAGGCGGACGACTACCTTTCGCTGTCATTCGGGCTGCGCGATGCCGCGGCTTCCGCTTACCGCGACTACCTGCCGTACATCGTTTCCCCGCAACTGCAGGAATGGCTCGACGCGAGCATCGAAGCCGGGCATGTGGCGGGCGCTGCATTCACGTATCACGCAGTATTCCCGCATCCGGAGCACCCCTTCCGCCATGCACTGCAGCTCGCGCTGGACGTGCAGGACGCCGCAGTCTCCTACCATCCGGACTGGCCGGCGGTGCGTGCTGCGACGGGGCGGGTGCTGGTCGATGAGGATCGGGTGTGCGTCGAGCTGGATGCGGGGCGTGTGCTGCAAAGCACGCTCGGCAGTACACGGGTCGAGGTGCTGCCACGGCGCAGCGACGGGCGCCTGCGTGTGGCAGCCGCGCTGAAAGGAGGACTCGAGGACGGACTGCGTGTGTTGGGCAACGCTCCGCTCGCGAAGGCCACCGGCGGAGCGTTGAGGGATTGGAAGGGCAGCGGCGCCATGGCGCTGGACCTGCAGATCGACATGCCGTTCGCAGACGGGCTGACGGCACCCGATGCGCGGCTCGATCTCACGGCGACTGTCGATGCGGCACGGCTGTACCTCGCCGAGCCCGGGCTGCAGCTCGAGAGCCTGCACGGTGATCTCGGCTTCGATCTGCAGCGGGGACTGCGCAGCGAGGGCATCGACGCGATGTTGTGGGGGCGGCCGGTGCGTGCCCGCATAGGCAGTGCCGATGGATCGGGGCGGCGCATCGCCGTCCACGTCGCCGGCACTACCGACGTTACGCGGGTCGCCGCGTGGCTGAAATGGGACCTCGGCGGGCTGGTCACGGGCATCGCGCCGTTCACGCTCGAGGTGCAGCAGCAGGACGCGTACGGCTTCGGTTTCCTGTTGCGTTCGCCGTTGCGCAATGTGAGCAGCACGCTGCCGGCACCTCTGGCCAAGGCGCCAACCGAAGAGTCGCCGTTCGAGCTGCGCTGGAGCACGGTTGCCGATGGAGCGGACCTCGAGCTGCGGCTCGGTGAACATATCCGCGGCGTACTGCACCGGGATCGGAGTGGGCGGCTTGGCGGCGGCATTGCGCTGGACGCGGAGCCGTTGTCCGGCTGGCCGGAGTTGCTGGTCTCGGGGCATGCCGCGGAGGCGGATCTGGCCGCGTGGATCGCGGCGGTGCGTGCGATCGCCGATGCCAACGACGGTCGCGGGAATGTCGGTGGAACCGATCTGCAACTGCGCGCTATGGCGCTGGACACGGCGACGCTGTTCGGCGCAAGGCTCGACGATGTGCGTCTGTCGTCGCGCCACGACGACGGTGATCAGGTGTTCGAGTTCAGTGCCGATGCCGTCGCCGGTGCGCTGCGTATTCCGGCACGGCGTGATGATCCGCTGGCGCTCGAGCTGGAGCGATTGCAGCTGCGTGCATTCATCGGAGGAGCCGGGATCGAGTCCGCACCCGGGGAGGAGTCGCCGCGGCCGGCTTCCAGACTGCCGATCGGCGACGCCGGTGCCTGGATGCGGCTGCGCGAGACCCAGGTGCCGTCGACCGTGGTGCACGTGCGCCAGGCACGCTTCGGCGAACGTGAACTCGGCGAATGGCAGCTGCGCGTGTCTTCGGAAGTCGATGCGCTGGCCGTGACCGATGTGCGTGCGACGGTACCCGGAGGCCAGGTCGGTGGTCGTGGTGGCCGGGATGGTGGCAGCGCACGTCTGCGCTGGATCGCCGGCAAGCCGCGCACGGAGTTGCTGCTCGGCATGTCCAGCGAGCACATCGACCGTTTCGTCGCGAACTGGGGCTATGAGAACGTCCTCGAGGCCCGCAGCGGACACGCGGATGTGAATTTCCGCTGGCCGGGCAATCCGGTCGATTTCGCGATGCAACGCGTCGGTGGAACGCTGGAGTTCACGTGGCGCGACGGCAGGTTGCTGCGCGGGAGCAGCAACAATCCGCTCATGCGCGCACTCGGTGTGTTGAATTTCAATGAAGTGCTGCGCCGTATCCGACTCGATTTCAAGGATCTCTACCAGAGCGGACTCGCCTTCGACACGTTCGCAGGAGCCATCGATTTCGATCAGGGAGCTGCGCAGGTGCGCGACGCGGTCACGCTCGACGGGCCGTCGGCGCGTCTGCGCCTGACCGGCGGTGCGAACCTGGGTACCGACCAGATCGACGGCGATCTGGTCGTGACGCTGCCGATCGGCAGCAACCTGCCGTGGATGGCAGCACTCGCAGGCGGGCTGCCGGCCGCAGCCGGCGCCTACGTCGCGAGCCGGATTTTCGAGTCGCAGCTTGGCAAGTTCTCGAGTGCGATCTACAAGGTCAGTGGTCGGCTCGAGGATCCGCAGATCGAATTCCAGAAGGTGTTCGATACCGAGGACGCAGCGCACGGCGAGGCGCCCGGGCCCCGGCAGTCCACGGCAGTACCGGAGGGTGCGACCCCGGATGTTCCGGCGCGCGCACCACCGGCAGGAGCGAAGCAATGAGCAGCGTGGTACGCGCAGCGGCGCTGCAGATGCTGAGCACGGATGATCCGGAGCACAACCTCGGGCGCGCGCGCGAGTTGATCGCGCAGGCGGCCGGACGCGGTGCGAGCCTGGTCGTTCTGCCCGAGGGGTTCGCGTGCTACGGCGGCACGGCAATCGCGGAGATCGCACGAGCGGAGTGCGATCCCGGCGGGCCGTTGCGCAGTTTTCTTGCCGCGCTCGCCCGTGAGCACGGCATCACGCTGGTCGGAGGCACGATTCCGGTGGCCGACGCGCATGCACCGGGGCGGGTGCGCGCAGCCTGCTTCGTGCTCGATCCCGGCGGAAACGAGATTGCACGCTACGACAAGATCCATCTGTTCGACGTGGATCTGCCCGACGCGCAGCGCAGCTATCGCGAGTCGGATACCTTCGAGGCCGGTGAGGATCTGGTCTGCGTGCCCGGCGCCTGTGGCAAGATCGGGCTTGCCGTGTGCTACGACCTGCGCTTTCCCGGCATGTTCCTCGCGCTGGCAGCTCTCGGGATGGGCGTGCTGGTGTTGCCGTCGGCGTTCACACGCCTCACCGGCGAGGCCCACTGGCATGTATTGCTGCGTGCACGTGCGATCGAGAATCAGGTGTACGTGATCGCGGCGAACCAGGGCGGGCGGCATTCGGCGACACGCGAAACCTGGGGTGGATCGGTGATCGTCGATCCGTGGGGCAGCGTGCTGGCGAGCGCTGCGGGCGGTGAGTCCGTGGTGGTGGCCGATATCGACCCGCAGGCACGGGTACGTGCTGCAGCGCGTATTCCCGTTGCGGCGCACCGGCGCTTCGGCGCGATGCGCGGGTTCACTGGCGCTGCAGCAGCACCAGAATGAGGCGGTAGATCTCGCGCCGTGCGTGTTGTGCGCGTGTCGTATCGGTGCTGGCCAGCGCGGTGTTGCGAAGCTCGGCGAGCCGCGCACTGTCGGCGGCGCCGAGTGGCAGGTCGAGTGCGGTGCTGCCCTGCTCGAGCACGCGCTCGCGCAGCGCCGCCGCGCGCTGTTCGCGCGCGACCCGCTCGCGGTCCGGTGCCGCGAGTGCCGCGAGCCGGATACGCAGCGACTGCGGATCGTGTTGTGCCAGTTGCTGGGCGAGATGCCTGAGCTGGCGGTTGCGCGCGCCGCTTGCCTTCATCGTGCGTGCGGTCCGGATCTCCTGCCCGAGTTCGGCATCCAGACCGAGGTGGCGCAAGCGGCTCTCGGGCAGCGCAGCCAGTTCGGCAGCCAGATCCTGCAATGCGTGATGTTCGCGTTTGCGCTGTGATTTGCTCGTCGCTTGCCCGTCGGCGGGCTGCTCGTCGGTTGTCATTCGTCCTCGCCGAAGCGATTCGCGATCAGCGCCTCGATGGCCTGCACGGCTTCATCCGCATCCTCGCCCTCGGCGCTTACCGTGATGCAAGTGCCGCGCCCGGCTGCGAGCAGCATGACCGCCATGATGCTCTTGGCGTCGGCTTCACGACCCTCGCGCCTGATGAGCACCCGGCTCGAGAAGCGTGCAGCCGTGGTGACCAGTACTGCCGCAGCGCGTGCGTGCAATCCGAGGCGATTGATGATCGTGAGCTCCTTGCTGATCATGCGCGGGAGCCTCTGCGAGTGCGTGCGAGTTCACGATGGCGTACCTGTACGCCAGGGAGTCTGGTGCGGAAATGCTCCCCGAGGCGCTCGCACAGATAGACGGAGCGGTGCTGTCCACCGGTGCAGCCGAGCGCAATGGTCAGGTAGCTGCGGTTGCCGCGTGCGATGCGCGGCAGCCACTTGTCGAGATAGCTGCCGATATCGTCCAGCATTTCGCGGACATCGGAGCTCTGTTCCAGGAACTCGATCACCTCGGCGTCAAGTCCGGTCAGTTCACGCAGTGGTGGGCTCCAGTGCGGGTTCGGCAGGCAGCGCAGGTCGAACACGATGTCGGCATCGATCGGGATGCCGTGCTTGAAGCCGAAGGACTCGAACAGGATCATCATGCCGCCGCCCGGATCGGCGATCACGGTCTTTGCGATCACGTCACGCAGGTCGTGCAGGGACAGCTCGCTGGTGTCGATCGTGAGCGCTGCACGCTCGGCGATCGGTGCGAGCAACATGCGCTCGGCCGCGATCGCCTCGTTGAGTGAAGTCTGCTGGCTGCTCAGCGGATGGCGTCTGCGGGTTTCGCTGAAGCGCTTGATGAGAGTCGTGTCGTCCGCGTCCAGGTAGATGATCTGGACTGCGAAATCCGCAGGCAGCATGCGCAGGATGTCGCCGAAGCGTGACAGATGGCTCGACATGTTGCGTGCGTCGATGCTCACCGCCATGCGCCGGGTCGCCGGTGTCGGGTCGCCGCTCGCCTGGTCGAGCAGCTCGGGGAGCAGCAGTGCCGGCAGGTTGTCGATGCAGTAGAAGCCGGCGTCTTCGAGTACGTGCAAAGCGGTACTCTTGCCCGAACCCGAACGGCCGCTGACGATGATCAGCTTGCCCGGAGCGGGCGTCGCCTGTGCCTGCGGTACGTGCATGGTGTCGTCCGGTGCGTTCGAACCGGCATCGTGTTCGTGACCCACCGGACGGCTCCTGGTCTCAGCGCTCCGGGCTGACGTGCTGGCGACCTTGCACCTTGCCCTTGTGCTTGTCGAGTTGGCGATCGAGCTTGTCCGACAGGGCGTCGATCGCTGCGTACATGTCGTCGGCTTCCGCAGTGGCGACCAGTTCGCCACCCGCCATGCGGATCGTGGCGTCGATCCGGTGGCACAGCTTTTCGACGTTCAGGACCACGTCGGCATGAGTGATCCTCGCTTCACGCTTTTCCAGGCGACCCAGCTTGCTGACGACATAGTCGCGCAGCGGTGCCGTGACTTCGACATGGTGGCCACTGACGTTGATCTGCATGATGGACTCCTCTGCGGATGGGTGCCGGCTCTGCGGCATGCGGTACTGACGAGGTGAGGCGGGTCGTGCCGTCACACCAGCTGTTTCCTTTCGTTCGACGGAGGTATCGACAGTGCTTCGCGGTACTTGGCGATGGTGCGGCGAGCGACGTTGATGCCCTGCTCCTCCAGTATCGTTGCGATCTTGCTGTCACTCAGCGGCTTGCCCGGATTCTCGGCCGCAACCAGTTTCTTGATGATAGCCCGGATCGCGACCGACGAGCATTCCCCGCCGCTGGTGGTGCTGACGTGACTCGAAAAGAAGTGCTTCAGCTCGAAGATGCCCCGCGGCGTATGCATGTATTTCTGCGTGGTGACGCGTGAAATGGTCGACTCGTGCATGTTCACCGTCGTTGCCACGTCGTGGAGGATCATCGGGCGCATCGCTTCGGGACCGTGTTCGAGGAAACCCTGCTGGCGCTCGACGATGCAGGTTGCAACCTTGAGCAGTGTTTCGTTGCGACTCTGCAGGCTCCTGAGAAACCATCTGGCCTCCTGCAGGTTGTCGCGCAGGAACAGGTTGTCCGCCGAGCTGTCGGCGCGGCGGATCAGCGACGCATAGTGGTTGTTGATGCGCAGGCGCGGTGCGATCTCCGGGTTCAGTTCGACCGTCCAGCGGCCGTTGCGCTTGCTGACCAGGACGTCCGGCACCACATACTCCGGCTCCGTGCCCGCGAGCGCGCTGCCCGGGCGCGGGTTGAGCTGCAGGATGTGGCGGATCGCTGCCTTCAGCTCGGACTCACCGACACGCAGGCGGCGCATCAGC encodes the following:
- a CDS encoding TIGR02099 family protein, whose protein sequence is MKRPLLLFLRGVWYLGATVLVLCATAVTLGQYYFPYLGEHQDELLAVVVGKLPFGVEIDGLAAQWTGLAPTLYARSLRLYAPEDPQLTILSAGRTELRIDLLRSLLSLGPRLRRIAADDVQLAFVEDADGRWRIAGAAGAGRVSNPDAIIDAFLAIEEIALQRTRLVLRPRDGAGIETEGAELALENYRRFRRLHLLTRDARDGGAIELLLESHGDPRERQDFSATAYLRLDQARLARLQPLLPPTLEVPAATLSGELWARWSQDGVLGVNAVLQAPELDLTPLHALRALPEPLRELDLRFGAEWRAGSATVWLEQLRGTWFGQSLELERLRLDTGKDGSQRRVRAGVEYLDIGSLVAMLQGSQLLDARWQEVLTDLAPYGGVANAQLDLVLPVDGPADFRFRAAMNDVSVSPWHNAPGVRNLRGYLEITRAGGLAEVDSGAVTLEFPRLYRHDFDFDRIAGRVRWEYGTEGVHVGSTLLDASIGGSQLAALFDLGLRTDPEADDYLSLSFGLRDAAASAYRDYLPYIVSPQLQEWLDASIEAGHVAGAAFTYHAVFPHPEHPFRHALQLALDVQDAAVSYHPDWPAVRAATGRVLVDEDRVCVELDAGRVLQSTLGSTRVEVLPRRSDGRLRVAAALKGGLEDGLRVLGNAPLAKATGGALRDWKGSGAMALDLQIDMPFADGLTAPDARLDLTATVDAARLYLAEPGLQLESLHGDLGFDLQRGLRSEGIDAMLWGRPVRARIGSADGSGRRIAVHVAGTTDVTRVAAWLKWDLGGLVTGIAPFTLEVQQQDAYGFGFLLRSPLRNVSSTLPAPLAKAPTEESPFELRWSTVADGADLELRLGEHIRGVLHRDRSGRLGGGIALDAEPLSGWPELLVSGHAAEADLAAWIAAVRAIADANDGRGNVGGTDLQLRAMALDTATLFGARLDDVRLSSRHDDGDQVFEFSADAVAGALRIPARRDDPLALELERLQLRAFIGGAGIESAPGEESPRPASRLPIGDAGAWMRLRETQVPSTVVHVRQARFGERELGEWQLRVSSEVDALAVTDVRATVPGGQVGGRGGRDGGSARLRWIAGKPRTELLLGMSSEHIDRFVANWGYENVLEARSGHADVNFRWPGNPVDFAMQRVGGTLEFTWRDGRLLRGSSNNPLMRALGVLNFNEVLRRIRLDFKDLYQSGLAFDTFAGAIDFDQGAAQVRDAVTLDGPSARLRLTGGANLGTDQIDGDLVVTLPIGSNLPWMAALAGGLPAAAGAYVASRIFESQLGKFSSAIYKVSGRLEDPQIEFQKVFDTEDAAHGEAPGPRQSTAVPEGATPDVPARAPPAGAKQ
- a CDS encoding carbon-nitrogen hydrolase family protein, with translation MSSVVRAAALQMLSTDDPEHNLGRARELIAQAAGRGASLVVLPEGFACYGGTAIAEIARAECDPGGPLRSFLAALAREHGITLVGGTIPVADAHAPGRVRAACFVLDPGGNEIARYDKIHLFDVDLPDAQRSYRESDTFEAGEDLVCVPGACGKIGLAVCYDLRFPGMFLALAALGMGVLVLPSAFTRLTGEAHWHVLLRARAIENQVYVIAANQGGRHSATRETWGGSVIVDPWGSVLASAAGGESVVVADIDPQARVRAAARIPVAAHRRFGAMRGFTGAAAAPE
- a CDS encoding DUF615 domain-containing protein; protein product: MTTDEQPADGQATSKSQRKREHHALQDLAAELAALPESRLRHLGLDAELGQEIRTARTMKASGARNRQLRHLAQQLAQHDPQSLRIRLAALAAPDRERVAREQRAAALRERVLEQGSTALDLPLGAADSARLAELRNTALASTDTTRAQHARREIYRLILVLLQRQ
- a CDS encoding HPr family phosphocarrier protein, with amino-acid sequence MISKELTIINRLGLHARAAAVLVTTAARFSSRVLIRREGREADAKSIMAVMLLAAGRGTCITVSAEGEDADEAVQAIEALIANRFGEDE
- the rapZ gene encoding RNase adapter RapZ, translating into MHVPQAQATPAPGKLIIVSGRSGSGKSTALHVLEDAGFYCIDNLPALLLPELLDQASGDPTPATRRMAVSIDARNMSSHLSRFGDILRMLPADFAVQIIYLDADDTTLIKRFSETRRRHPLSSQQTSLNEAIAAERMLLAPIAERAALTIDTSELSLHDLRDVIAKTVIADPGGGMMILFESFGFKHGIPIDADIVFDLRCLPNPHWSPPLRELTGLDAEVIEFLEQSSDVREMLDDIGSYLDKWLPRIARGNRSYLTIALGCTGGQHRSVYLCERLGEHFRTRLPGVQVRHRELARTRRGSRA
- the raiA gene encoding ribosome-associated translation inhibitor RaiA codes for the protein MQINVSGHHVEVTAPLRDYVVSKLGRLEKREARITHADVVLNVEKLCHRIDATIRMAGGELVATAEADDMYAAIDALSDKLDRQLDKHKGKVQGRQHVSPER